The Enoplosus armatus isolate fEnoArm2 chromosome 21, fEnoArm2.hap1, whole genome shotgun sequence genomic sequence ACAAGTTATAacatattaattagtgagctttaaaggtgctggcgatattttataaaaatatttggacagagccaggctagctgcgACCCCTTTTTCCAGGGTTTCTTTCACTtagtttatgctaagctaagttaataGTAtcctggctttagcttcacttgacagacagatatgagagtgaaagaactctcagcaagaaagtaaataagctttttttcctaaaatgtcaaactatgaTTTAATTTTCAGGGAAACAGTTTTTTCAGGGTGTAAATATTCCTTTAACCTTTGGTTGCGCCCGGTGGAATGTCAGAAGATGATGCTAACAGCACGCTAAGCATACGACAGTAAACAATCCCAGCCAAAGCAACGTTACAACGATACAAATCTCAGCAAACATGCTGTGAATGAGGCAATTTCTTCCAGAACTTTCCATCCAATCTTTAAACCTTAAtctctggagaaaaaaataaaaccagcgTCCTCTGTGACACACGCCACACTCCCTCTCTGTACAGCTGTACAATATGAGCATATATACaatacattacagtacagtacaatgcaaaacacatcaaatccaAGTGACAGGACGGGAGGGCAGGCAGCAGTAGAACATAGAGTTAGCAGGCAGATCTCTGagctctgtgtatgtgtgtgtgtgtgtgtgtgtgggagagtgtgtgtgtcacaattTACATAAAGACTCAATGCTCTTTTAAGGACATCATGATAACCAGGAAGTAGTGGTCATAATCAAAAGAAGGGGTTTTGAGGAAACAGCAGGagtacacacagtgacacacacacacacacacacacacatgcagagacacagagacaggacGCTTTATTTGTTTAAGAGTTGAACGTGTCTCATTGGCTGTTCCTGCTGTCCGTCAGGCTAATTTGAACATCCCGATGGGAGCTCTGCGTCCAGGGGCGGGACATCCTgtcaagaggagagaggagacagtagACATTGAagaggtaaaacacacacacacacacacacacacacacacacacaccagcaggttTCTGGAGCTTTATAAAAGTTCACAtgaacagtttcagtttttgtctccatttctttcacttcatattttgtacatattgtaTTTTGCTTTCCCTTCATATCAcacaatgataataatgatagtaGATATGAATAATAAAGCTGAAGTCACCCAGCCCACTCACAAGTCCcgcttgtgttttgtgttattttcactCAGGCTCAGTCACCAGACCAGCCCAGCGCTGCAGCCCAGACGCCGGAGGAGAAGAAGGCGATGCCAGGTGCGGTGAAACTGCCTGGGCCTGCTGTTAACCTATCAGAGCTGCAGAACGTCAAGAGCGAACTACGATGGGTCACCAAGGATTAACACGTAGGTGGTCATAGtcctttaaatatttatattagaTACTTTTCTTCTGACCTCATTAATATACTGAAATGACCATAAAGCATTGTTATTACATCAAATagggaaatatattttattttaatttggtTTGTCAAAAAGTCATTCACAGGCAAAGAAATGTCCAATATGTCCGACATGTGAGTTTACGTATGTTTGGGGTCAGTCGTATCCCAGAGAGGTCTAACTCCCTGTTAGAGCTCTTATgaacaaactgttaaaaagtAATGCTCATGAAATTTTGTTTGTCTAAGAGGGTCTGCAGGGCCCCAAACAATAGGAAGAAAAGggtaaacattttaaagatctTTTGCTGTCGTTTAAGTTTGAAAAAGTGTTAAAAACCTGAACATTTCAACCTTCACAAAGTAGGATACATTGAGGCACTGTTGCATTTCACTAGACTGTACAAGTGAATATAATCAACAGGTCATTTGTGTATCTATTGTAATCATTATTTGGACACGCCAAATTTTCCTCTGATCCGTCATGATAACATCTTACTTTGAAATATTTGACGCAGCTCTTTTGAGTGTCGGGATTAAGgagaaaaatgcaaatcagAACCAAACTAGTGAACTGAGGCACAAAGATGAGTTTACAAACTGAGTCACTGGTTCTTTGTCTGTGAAGTAAATAACTATGTaactacacaaacacagggacacaTACGCAGATGGAATAGTGTTTGGACAgtggtacttttactaaagtactaATACTACACTGGTAAAATACTCcttcacaagtaaaagtcaagatgttactgaagtaaaagtatgtacgTTTTATCAGGAAAATGTCAcgatttgatgcttttctttctcagactgattgtaattgtaattgtatcTTATTTTACAGACAAACGCGATTAACCTAGATTAACCTGCTGATTGTTTCCTTGATCAATCCATCaactgtttggtttgtaaaaatcCAGAAACTAATGAGAAATTCCAAATTTTCCAGAGTCCAAAATGATCCTGGTGCAAAGCAGAAGTGATTTTACTTTACTGCATATAAAGTGAATCCAcaacagatctttgacatttcGTGACATTTTACATCCTGACCTAACGGGACACTGAACTGTTATTATTATGTCTTTGAAACAGAATGATAAAAGCTGAGATACAGATCCTGGATCGTCTCGTCTCCAGAATAATAACTCGCAGTGGTCGGAGCTCGCCACAGGGGGGCAGTGTGGGCTGAGCAGTCTTTGTTTGGGTcaagcagcatgtgtgtgtttgtgcctctgtgtgtgggCACGAGGGGCTGAGTCAGGCTctatatttatactttatagaagtgtgtgtgtgttttagaaaatgtgtgtgagcatcGAGGGGCAGTCTGTGCTGTGACTTTCTCAGCGGGATACAGAAGCCACAATATCCAAACACTGAGGCTGTTCTGCCCTGCCCAAACCATGTGGGTGTGCTGTGTAGGAGA encodes the following:
- the smpx gene encoding small muscular protein → MSKPSSNVKALQANLNIPMGALRPGAGHPVKRREETVDIEEAQSPDQPSAAAQTPEEKKAMPGAVKLPGPAVNLSELQNVKSELRWVTKD